Proteins from one Listeria innocua genomic window:
- a CDS encoding CDP-glycerol glycerophosphotransferase family protein has product MKKIAIYMYMLAVKIIGFLASLLPVQQKVVFLISFEENPTAIIKQMKLSNVTPKTIVFYDPRVDVSKLSLDFIKVKPKTLQQFIPLMFHLNTAKVVVTDNYFVELAGLKLRNGVNCIQVWHANGALKKFGWEDKAAQKRSDRDKKRFQEVYKRFTKVLVGSDEMASIFKKSFLLDESNMLKLGVPRTDYFFKEAQLQENYQWSYEHLHLTNRIKLLYAPTFRDNELGMAKLHLDIAEMKQALGNEYQLILKLHPSISNDLEKLDDDFVIYVDKETPIETLLPVVDILITDYSSIPFEFALLQKPMIFFTYDLTEYDNARGLSDGFLETIPGPHVFTTTELIEVIQNNTFDLEKVRLFAEKWNKYSDGFSSERFVSFLKEQLEK; this is encoded by the coding sequence TTGAAAAAAATAGCAATTTATATGTATATGCTTGCTGTTAAAATAATTGGATTCTTGGCGAGCCTTTTACCAGTTCAGCAAAAAGTTGTTTTTCTTATAAGTTTTGAAGAAAATCCCACTGCGATTATTAAGCAAATGAAACTGTCCAATGTCACCCCGAAAACAATTGTCTTCTATGATCCTAGAGTAGACGTATCAAAGTTATCTTTAGACTTTATAAAAGTAAAACCGAAGACACTGCAACAATTTATTCCATTAATGTTTCACCTCAATACGGCAAAAGTAGTTGTCACAGATAATTATTTTGTGGAATTAGCTGGCTTGAAATTACGAAATGGCGTAAATTGTATCCAAGTTTGGCACGCAAACGGTGCGCTTAAGAAATTTGGCTGGGAAGATAAAGCAGCGCAAAAAAGGTCAGATCGGGATAAGAAAAGATTTCAAGAAGTATATAAACGTTTTACAAAAGTACTTGTTGGTTCTGATGAAATGGCATCAATTTTCAAAAAATCATTTTTACTAGATGAATCGAACATGTTGAAACTTGGTGTTCCACGGACTGATTATTTCTTCAAAGAAGCGCAGTTACAAGAAAATTATCAGTGGTCATACGAGCATTTACATTTAACAAACAGAATTAAATTACTATATGCGCCGACTTTTCGGGATAATGAATTGGGAATGGCAAAGTTACATTTAGATATTGCGGAAATGAAACAAGCCTTAGGAAATGAATATCAATTGATTTTAAAATTACATCCTTCTATTAGTAATGATTTAGAGAAACTAGATGATGATTTTGTCATTTATGTGGATAAAGAAACGCCGATTGAAACGTTACTACCAGTTGTGGATATTTTAATTACTGATTATTCTTCCATTCCGTTTGAGTTTGCTTTACTTCAAAAACCAATGATTTTCTTTACGTATGATTTAACGGAATATGATAATGCTAGAGGACTTTCAGATGGCTTTTTAGAAACCATTCCTGGCCCCCATGTTTTTACAACGACTGAGCTAATTGAAGTAATACAAAATAATACGTTTGATTTGGAAAAAGTTCGATTATTTGCTGAGAAATGGAATAAATATTCGGATGGATTTTCAAGTGAGCGTTTTGTATCCTTTTTAAAAGAACAGCTTGAAAAGTAG
- the tagD gene encoding glycerol-3-phosphate cytidylyltransferase, whose translation MKKVITYGTFDLIHWGHIRLLERAKALGDYLIVAISTDEFNRIKHKEAYHNFEHRKLILEAIRYVDEVIPESNWEQKLEDVKNRDIDIFVMGDDWEGEFDFLKPYCEVVYLPRTDGISTSKIKDDLK comes from the coding sequence ATGAAGAAAGTAATTACATATGGCACATTTGATTTAATTCACTGGGGGCATATTCGTTTATTAGAACGAGCAAAAGCTTTAGGTGATTACCTTATTGTAGCCATTTCAACCGATGAATTTAATCGAATCAAACACAAAGAAGCATACCATAACTTTGAACATCGCAAATTAATTTTAGAGGCAATCAGATATGTCGATGAAGTGATTCCAGAAAGTAACTGGGAACAAAAATTAGAAGATGTTAAAAATCGTGATATTGATATTTTTGTGATGGGTGATGATTGGGAAGGCGAATTTGACTTCTTAAAACCTTATTGTGAAGTTGTTTATTTACCACGGACAGACGGTATTTCTACTTCCAAGATTAAAGATGATTTAAAATAG
- a CDS encoding nicotinate phosphoribosyltransferase, whose translation MTNLFQDDSLTLHTDLYQLNMMKAYFDDGLHERRSVFEVFFRDMPFDSGFVVFAGLERIINYMQNLRFTETDIAYLHDELGFDGPFLEYLRNFKFKGNILAAKEGEFVFKTEPILQVEASLAEAQLIETALLNIVNFQTLIATKAARIRSVIDYETFAEFGTRRAQEMDAAIWGTRAAYIGGCDSTSNVRAGKIFGIPVSGTMAHAMVQAYRDELEAFRSYAKTHFDSIFLVDTYDTLKSGVPNAIKVAKEMGDKINFIGIRLDSGDMAFLSKKARQMLDEAGFTEAKIFASSDLDEHTILSLKAQKAKIDSWGVGTKLITAYDQPALGAVYKMAAIADENDILQDSIKLSSNTEKVSTPGKKKVYRIITNEDGLKAEGDYIALADESLENVDKLTMFHPVHTYIMKTVENFTARELLVPIFKDGELVYDMPTLDEIKAYKEENLALLWDEYKRTVRPEQYPVDLSVKCWKNKMRNIEKVRKSVQLHSPVELDMPF comes from the coding sequence ATGACAAATTTATTTCAAGATGATAGTCTAACGCTGCATACAGACTTATATCAACTAAATATGATGAAAGCGTATTTTGACGATGGACTTCATGAGCGTAGATCGGTATTTGAAGTGTTTTTCCGAGACATGCCATTTGATTCAGGTTTTGTTGTATTTGCTGGACTGGAACGAATTATTAATTATATGCAAAATTTACGTTTTACAGAAACGGATATTGCTTATTTACATGATGAACTTGGGTTTGACGGACCTTTCCTCGAATATCTACGTAATTTTAAATTTAAAGGAAATATTCTTGCTGCAAAAGAAGGGGAATTCGTGTTTAAAACCGAGCCAATCCTTCAAGTAGAAGCAAGCTTGGCAGAAGCACAATTAATCGAAACAGCTTTGCTTAATATTGTGAATTTCCAAACGCTAATCGCTACAAAAGCTGCGCGAATTCGTTCTGTTATTGACTACGAAACGTTTGCTGAATTCGGAACAAGACGCGCGCAAGAAATGGATGCAGCTATTTGGGGCACACGAGCGGCTTACATCGGCGGTTGTGATTCCACAAGTAATGTTCGAGCTGGAAAGATTTTCGGTATTCCTGTGTCTGGTACGATGGCACATGCGATGGTTCAAGCCTACCGCGACGAACTAGAAGCATTTAGAAGTTACGCAAAAACGCATTTTGATTCGATTTTCTTAGTAGATACATACGATACGCTAAAATCCGGCGTACCAAATGCGATTAAAGTAGCGAAAGAAATGGGCGATAAAATCAACTTTATCGGCATCCGCCTAGATAGTGGCGATATGGCTTTCCTATCTAAAAAAGCGCGCCAAATGTTGGATGAGGCTGGTTTTACAGAAGCGAAAATTTTTGCTTCAAGTGACTTAGACGAACATACTATTTTATCCTTAAAAGCGCAAAAAGCGAAAATTGATTCTTGGGGTGTGGGTACGAAACTTATCACGGCCTACGATCAACCAGCGCTGGGAGCAGTTTACAAAATGGCGGCGATTGCTGATGAAAATGATATTTTACAAGATTCAATTAAACTTTCTAGTAACACTGAAAAAGTTTCAACACCTGGTAAGAAAAAGGTTTACCGGATTATTACGAATGAAGATGGCTTAAAAGCAGAAGGCGATTATATTGCTTTAGCGGATGAATCACTTGAAAATGTCGACAAACTAACGATGTTCCACCCAGTTCATACGTATATTATGAAGACCGTCGAGAATTTCACTGCTCGCGAGTTACTTGTACCGATTTTTAAAGATGGGGAACTTGTTTATGACATGCCGACTTTAGATGAAATTAAAGCATATAAAGAAGAAAACTTGGCGCTGCTTTGGGATGAGTATAAACGAACTGTTCGTCCAGAGCAATACCCAGTTGATTTAAGTGTAAAATGTTGGAAAAACAAGATGCGTAATATCGAAAAGGTACGTAAAAGTGTCCAACTTCATTCACCAGTTGAACTAGATATGCCGTTTTAG
- the nadE gene encoding ammonia-dependent NAD(+) synthetase: MEIRERILADMQVAETIDAHEEIRKSVEFLKAYLKKNTFLKSFVLGISGGQDSTLTGKLAQMAISELRAETGDDEYQFFAVSLPYGTQLDESDRQDALDFMAPDNRLTVNIKASVDASVAALAEAGVELSDFAKGNEKARERMKVQYAIAAMHKGVVVGTDHSAEAVTGFYTKYGDGGTDINPLFRLNKRQGKALLKELGCPEHLYLKKPTADLEDNKPALPDEVALGVTYDQIDDYLEGKEVPADAAAKIENWFIKTEHKRHMAITIFDDFWK, encoded by the coding sequence ATGGAAATCAGAGAAAGAATTTTAGCAGATATGCAAGTGGCAGAAACAATTGATGCACACGAAGAAATCCGGAAAAGTGTCGAGTTTTTAAAAGCATATTTAAAAAAGAATACGTTCTTAAAAAGCTTTGTTCTGGGGATTTCTGGGGGACAAGATTCGACTTTAACTGGAAAACTAGCACAGATGGCGATAAGCGAATTACGAGCGGAAACAGGTGATGATGAGTACCAATTCTTCGCTGTGAGCTTGCCATACGGAACACAACTAGATGAATCGGACCGTCAAGATGCACTTGATTTTATGGCACCAGATAATCGCTTAACCGTGAATATTAAAGCTTCGGTTGATGCGAGTGTTGCGGCGCTTGCGGAAGCGGGAGTTGAACTATCTGATTTCGCTAAAGGTAATGAAAAAGCGCGCGAACGGATGAAAGTTCAATACGCGATTGCAGCGATGCACAAAGGCGTCGTTGTTGGAACCGATCACTCCGCGGAAGCAGTTACTGGCTTTTATACGAAATACGGCGACGGGGGAACGGATATTAATCCACTGTTCCGCTTGAATAAAAGACAAGGCAAGGCGCTTCTTAAAGAGCTTGGCTGCCCAGAACATTTATATTTGAAAAAACCGACTGCGGATTTAGAAGATAATAAGCCAGCACTTCCTGATGAAGTCGCGCTTGGTGTAACTTATGACCAAATTGACGATTACTTAGAAGGCAAAGAAGTTCCAGCAGATGCTGCGGCAAAAATTGAGAATTGGTTTATTAAAACCGAACATAAACGCCATATGGCAATTACTATATTTGACGATTTCTGGAAATAG
- a CDS encoding putative quinol monooxygenase: protein MKVGYGLLTAFYTHPGEKDNLVKILLEAAEGLDDYNTCIQYIVSESETEPDTVFVSEIWVDKGHHKASLDNPAVQETIKRAKPLIKDIKQIQELDILGGKGI, encoded by the coding sequence ATGAAAGTTGGTTATGGTTTATTAACTGCATTTTATACACATCCAGGAGAAAAAGATAATTTAGTTAAAATTTTGCTTGAAGCGGCTGAAGGATTGGATGATTACAACACGTGTATTCAGTATATTGTCAGCGAATCTGAAACCGAGCCAGACACGGTGTTTGTTTCTGAAATTTGGGTTGACAAAGGGCACCATAAAGCATCTCTTGATAACCCAGCTGTACAAGAAACAATTAAACGCGCCAAACCTTTAATAAAAGATATAAAACAAATACAAGAATTAGACATACTCGGTGGAAAAGGCATATAG
- a CDS encoding PTS sugar transporter subunit IIB, whose translation MQTLMIVCAGGATSSLMAQNVVKSATSEGMDAVLLFPDDVKYKDSFLEKYSERDLIVVMGPVGAITAGKFRDYKEQVDAVLVAPQVKYMYKTVEEVLGELNIPCANIDSLDFGRMRGDKILTQGLALMDAKNSK comes from the coding sequence ATGCAAACGTTGATGATTGTTTGTGCTGGCGGTGCGACGTCAAGCTTAATGGCACAAAATGTCGTGAAAAGCGCGACATCAGAAGGAATGGACGCTGTTTTACTATTTCCAGATGACGTAAAATACAAAGATAGTTTTCTCGAGAAATATAGCGAGCGGGATCTGATTGTCGTGATGGGTCCAGTCGGCGCAATTACAGCCGGGAAATTCCGTGATTACAAAGAGCAAGTCGATGCCGTTTTAGTAGCACCACAAGTGAAATATATGTACAAAACAGTGGAGGAAGTATTAGGCGAACTAAATATTCCTTGCGCTAATATTGATTCACTCGATTTCGGTCGGATGCGCGGAGATAAGATTCTCACGCAAGGTCTAGCCTTAATGGATGCGAAAAATTCCAAATAA
- the guaA gene encoding glutamine-hydrolyzing GMP synthase — MFKIMKDFTEQEKIIVLDFGSQYNQLITRRIREFGVYSELHPHTITVEEMKALNPTGIIFSGGPNSVYDEDAFRADERIFDMGIPILGICYGMQLMTTHFGGKVERAKDREYGKADIHVENPSRLFAGLPTDQVVWMSHGDLVVEEPAGFEVTATSKSCPIAGIADEDRLLYGVQFHPEVRHSAYGNELLKNFALNICGCKGDWTMENFSEVEIAKIQEIVGDKKVLLALSGGVDSSVVGVLIHKAIGDQLTCIFVDHGLLRKGEADQVMATLQGEFNMNIIKVDAKKRFMDKLAGVSDPEQKRKIIGNEFIYVFDDEANKLDGVEFLAQGTLYTDIIESGTATAQTIKSHHNVGGLPEDMQFKLIEPLNTLFKDEVRALGTELGMPDAIVWRQPFPGPGLGIRVLGEITEEKLEIVRDSDYILREEIKNAGLEREIWQYFTALPNIRSVGVMGDGRTYDHTVVVRAVTSIDGMTADWARIPWDVLEKISVRIVNEVDHVNRVVYDITSKPPATVEWE; from the coding sequence TTGTTTAAAATTATGAAAGACTTTACCGAGCAAGAGAAAATTATCGTTCTAGATTTTGGTAGTCAGTACAATCAACTAATTACGCGCCGCATTCGTGAATTCGGTGTGTATAGTGAATTACATCCGCATACTATTACAGTTGAAGAAATGAAAGCACTAAATCCAACGGGGATTATTTTTTCAGGAGGACCTAACAGTGTGTATGACGAAGATGCCTTCCGCGCAGACGAAAGAATCTTTGACATGGGAATTCCGATTTTAGGAATTTGTTACGGCATGCAATTAATGACAACGCACTTCGGTGGCAAAGTAGAACGTGCGAAAGACCGCGAATACGGGAAAGCGGACATTCACGTTGAAAACCCAAGCCGTTTATTTGCTGGACTACCAACCGATCAAGTTGTTTGGATGAGTCATGGCGATTTAGTTGTCGAGGAACCAGCTGGATTTGAAGTAACAGCTACTAGTAAGTCTTGCCCAATTGCAGGTATTGCGGACGAAGATCGTTTGCTTTACGGCGTGCAATTCCACCCAGAAGTACGTCACTCAGCTTACGGCAACGAATTACTGAAGAATTTTGCATTAAACATTTGTGGCTGTAAAGGCGACTGGACAATGGAAAACTTTAGTGAAGTAGAAATCGCTAAAATCCAAGAAATCGTAGGCGACAAAAAAGTCTTGCTTGCACTTTCTGGCGGCGTAGATTCCTCTGTTGTTGGTGTGTTAATTCATAAAGCAATTGGCGACCAATTAACATGTATTTTCGTTGACCACGGACTTCTTCGCAAAGGGGAAGCTGACCAAGTAATGGCAACATTACAAGGCGAATTCAACATGAACATCATCAAAGTAGATGCGAAAAAACGCTTCATGGACAAACTTGCTGGCGTTTCCGATCCAGAACAAAAACGTAAAATCATCGGTAACGAATTCATTTACGTATTCGACGACGAAGCCAACAAACTAGACGGCGTAGAATTCCTTGCACAAGGAACACTTTACACAGACATCATCGAAAGTGGTACAGCAACTGCCCAAACAATCAAGTCTCACCACAACGTTGGCGGCTTACCAGAAGATATGCAATTTAAACTAATCGAACCATTAAATACACTTTTCAAAGATGAAGTTCGCGCACTAGGAACAGAACTTGGCATGCCTGACGCAATCGTTTGGCGCCAACCATTCCCAGGCCCAGGCTTAGGAATCCGCGTTCTTGGCGAAATTACGGAAGAGAAATTAGAGATTGTTCGCGATTCTGATTACATCTTGCGCGAAGAAATCAAAAACGCAGGCCTAGAACGCGAAATCTGGCAATACTTTACTGCTCTTCCAAATATCCGTAGCGTTGGTGTTATGGGTGATGGTAGAACGTATGACCATACTGTGGTTGTTCGTGCAGTGACGAGTATTGATGGTATGACAGCCGATTGGGCACGTATTCCGTGGGATGTACTGGAGAAAATTTCGGTACGGATTGTGAATGAAGTGGATCATGTGAATCGTGTTGTTTATGATATTACGAGTAAGCCACCAGCTACGGTTGAGTGGGAATAA